In the Balearica regulorum gibbericeps isolate bBalReg1 chromosome 3, bBalReg1.pri, whole genome shotgun sequence genome, TGGGAAGAGCGAATCCACACAAAGGTAAAAGGCTTGCTGAGGGCATGGTTGAGCTATGCTGACAAGAGTCAGTGCCCCAGGGATGGAGATGCAAATATCTCTCTGGGTGTTTGATGGTTGGAGGGTGCAGACAATCATCTGAAACCACCCACCCCACCTGAGTTGGTCTCTGGCTCctgcacatttttaaaggttaatAGTTCTAAGCAGGTGCCTGAGACTGAGCAGAAATTTCAGATTGGGAAGTATTTTCctgagagggaagaaaaaaggtgttGGAAATAGCAATCACTACAGAAAGTGACATGAGAAAAGGCCAGCGGTCTCTGAATATCTGGCAAAGGGAGAGATGTGGATGTCTCCAAAGGGAATAAGCTCTGCCTagataaaagaaaagcttaCTAGAAGAaggatgttttctgaaaacatcatCTTTAGTTAATGAGATCTGCCTTGTCAATTGTTCTGATCCCAGAGTCCCCCTGGATCCACTTCCTCACTTCTGCTTTGGGCTCTCGGGCAGTAGGCCAGAAATGCTCGTCCCATTGTCAGCTTGACACATGCTTTTCTCATGCATTGCCCAGATCTTTGTTGCCCCTGTTGCTTAATGGTTAGAGAGGTTCTGCCTGGAGCCACCTGCAACCTGGAGACTGGTTGGCCTTTCCTCCAAGGACAAGTTGACTATACCTTGTTACACCAAGACTGTGCTTACTGATGGCTGCTGATTCATTCCTCTCTGTGATATGTAGTCTTGGTCATGGATCTGAAAATCCTAAATAATTCAGGTCCCTGCCACTATAAGACATGGTCTTCCACCATTTCAGCGTAGCAATGGCAGCTTGTAGAAATGAGATGATTGTCAGTCCTAAAAATTGAACTTGTAAAGACCAGGGATCATCATCAGCAAGCTGCTTTCAGGGAATCACCAAAACAATTTCATGCAGTGCCTATTCTTGCTTAGGATGTCTGAAAAAACCTGTATTAGTTATTTATGAATATATTAATGCCTAGTGCCAAGACACTAGGATGATGGGCAGCCTGAAATGTGGATAATGCCTATACCAATGCATGAAATCCTTCTGAAGCCTAACCACAGTCAGGACTAGGCTTACATAGCAGTTTCTCCCCGTGctgtttttcccttcccaggGTTCCTCAACAGCATCCTCCCACTCAGACTGTCGGCAGTTTGACTGGCAGCATGGTGGGTGCAAGGTCAGAGGGCTACATCTCACCTCTCTGGGTacctgaaaaacacaaagaaagatgTGTGTGTTCACTTGCCAGCTGGAAGAATCACAGCTACTCATGTGATGCCCAGGCAAGATGATATAATCAGCACATTGGTACTTCTTACCCCAGTAAACTCTTTACCTGTCCCCTGTGCCAAGAGCAGTCAGGAGGATAGATACTATTAGGGGAGCGATGAAAAGCATGAAATGAACCTTAAAGACATAGAAAACTTCATGtcacaaaaatcacaaagcTCTTTGGCTCTCATGCCTGTCTTTTCCCAAGTCAGGCAGGTTAACCACTTTTTTGGGCATACTGCCTGCCCAGGATTATGCCAAAGAGAATCTCCAGGGAAGGCTTGTCACAGTCATCCCACAGATTTCCTCTTTACCTCAGCACAGCTGTTCCCATCCTGACCTACTAGCCTGATTTCTTGCTGACTTGTTACCGCAAATGCTACTGCAGGGACCACAGATGTGGAGGAGCCCAGCCCACTGCACACACTGCACCTTCACCCCTTCCTCTCCGAGTCTCCCAGTGACTGCACACAGCTAGCTCACCGTGGCATTGGTCCCGGACAAGTCAAAACACCCACATCCTTTTCCTTTGAACAATTTGCAGTCAAAGTGTTCCCAAAGTTTTGCCATATCTAGTACAATCTCCAAGACAGAGGAAAGTGTCTGTATTATACCAGGTAGGGACATCCCTGGTCCCTTCTGTTGCTGTTAAACTGTTACTTGGCTCCAGTTCCTCACTTTATGCTCAGCATGCTCAAGGCGTCACGTTACAGTTCTTGAAGTTTGTTCAACTGTTTGACATCCACAATCTCCTCCCCTTCTGTCAAGCAGCCATCTATCATGCCTTCCTTATTGAGAAAAACTCTGTACTTTTCGTTCTTGTTTACTATCTTTTAATAACCTATTTGCCTTATACAGCGATGACATGCAGGAAAATGATTCAAAGCCACAGTGTTTCTGAAACCGGAGAGAGTCTGAACTTTTGAGATAACTGGGAGGAAAATCAGACTTTATATTCAACACACCTGGGAGGAATAACCCCTATCTATTTCTTGCTGCATGAGAACCAACTGCAGACTGTCCCCACCACATGAAGAAGTAACCCGGATGATGGACAGCAGTATAATTTGTGAGCAGTGTCAGCCTAATGAATGCTAAGGACAGTGCTACAGTTATCCTGCAAGAGTGCCTTGAGGGCAGTCTTCTTAATCTGTACCAGCAGAAATGGTGACATGGATtaataactatttttctttctcttgaggTGAGGTATACTAAAGAACATGAAGGATTATGAGCTCAATTCCTACTACATCACtagaagtattttcaaatgttctATAAAGCTGTGCAAGCATAAAGGAGCCACTGGGCACTCAGCAGTAACTTCCATGTATTTCAAGATGCTTAAGTCTGATGCTGCAAATAGTTCTGTGAGCTTCAGTACCTTGCCCAAGGCGAGTGGAAGGGAACCTGAGTTTGCTGTCTTATCCAAAAGGATGCCAGCTCTAACAGGGtgcagctgggaggagctgAAGCTGTTTGGCGCACAGGTACATGCGTGTTCTGGGCAAAGGCAGGAGAGCTCAGTGCTCCGACGGGAGCTGTGGTGCCCTGCTGGGGCATGGCACCTTCCCTCCCTGAAGCAGGTCTCAGAGAAAAGCTGGCTGAATGATGCCTGgtgcctctcttccctcctggCTGCCTGACCGCCACCACTGAGCGGCTCCTTGTTTGAGCCTGGGATGGCAAGGGATGGGAGAAACTGCTTTCAAACTGTTTAATAACAGTGATGGTAACCTTTGACCTTGCTGAATAGAAGTGCTTTTGACCTTTCATTTGCTGAATAATACAACCACTTACTTCCCGATCCTTATCAGTGTTTAGTAATTGGGGTcaagacaaagcaaagcagagtacAGTTACCCACCAGACTTTACTGAACCAGGAAGAATTTCCTTAAGCTATAGATTTCCTTTTTGATAATCTTCAGTCAAGACAGGCAAAGACTGGAGACTGGGTGGCTTAGAAGGTCCATAACAGGCTAAAGAGCCTCTCAGCTGTTAGCATCTGGTTTGAATCCAGCTGTGGTTGACAGTGGCAGAAATTCATTATGGTCTCAGGTTGCCTCTCTGACTCGTATGAAATGAGTTTGGCTTGCAGTTCTACTGTTTACTGGCCAGATAATTGCcataacataaaatattaacacaCAGTTCTAGAGACATCCGTGATTAAAAGAATTTACAAAGCCTGAAAATTCCTGTTCCCATAGAGAAAATCAGACTATGGCACAGTGGTAGGTGACAGCGTGGACAAAAAGTTTGCAGTCATTCCTGCATGTTCTGCACGATTCACATTAAAGAAAAGTGGTTAACTTTTGGGAATCTGAGTTGCTTTTTAATGGGTCAGATTGTGTGCTGTATAGCTCATTAAACATCTCACTTGACAGAGAAGCAGGTGACGACTGTTACAGGCAGCGGTCCCAAGATCAGTGTTTTCCTTAGAAGTGAACAGGAAACggatgaaaaagaaatccaagaatTTATGACACAACAATGGATTGAAATGTAagtgcacacacatatatttatttatatagcacACGCATATAAAAGCTTAAACTTCCTGAAGACGTCAAACAAATTCTATTTGTCTAAGCAGCTGCACAATTTCATTacttatttattgcattttgtgTTGAGCCAGATTGCAAGATTTTTAGGGCAGGAGCTGTTTCGTGGATGTCTGTTCGTGATTCAGGAAAATGAGTCCCCAAAGAGTGATCCAAATGCTGTCACTTATAAATAAGCCATTTATTTATAGATGTACGTGAGCTAGATAAGATCTATAAAAATGACACTGTAAGTAGTGAGATTCAGAGGGCgggttttgtgctgctgttcaTGTAAGAAACGAGGAAAATGGAGGCCTTTGTGGTACCCAGCTAAGGTGCAATACAATTGTACGCCCTCCTGCTTTTTGGGCTTACCTTTGGATTTAGGCCTCTTGAAATTGAGGAACACCTATGCAGGACAGCCGCCCCTAACAACATTCTTAACGGGTTGCTGCTCGTCAGCATCTCTGGGTCTCAGGACAGGGTTACCTTTACacagggctggcacagccagATCTGCCCGCACAGGCAGTTGCCTGCAGGCTCTCCAGAGCCCTGCTTTCTCCTTCATTGCTCTAGAGGAAGCCCACGGCTGGCCCACAGACGGCGCGCAGCCTCCTCGCCGTGActgccccgctcccctcagTTCGGCGCGGAGGGCAGGCCCGGGCTGAGGCGGCGGTTGAACCGCACGGGAGGTGCCGTCGCCCCGTGCCTGCTCAGGGGCTGAGCTACTAAGGGCCCTGCCAAGCGCCCGCCCCAACGGCTCCTCTCCCGCCTCACCCGCGGAGCCTGCCCGGCCGGGCCCTCAGCTCAAACCGGCCGCACTCCCGGGCTGGGGGCCCAGCCCGACCGCCCAGCGAGGACGACGGCGAGAGCTGCCGCCATTGTCCGCCGGCGCCCACCGACGCCGTTTCCATGGCAGCGGAGAGGCGGGACCCGCCGTTGCCATGGCGGcgccgctccccccccgccgTTGCCAGGGCGCTGACTTTGATTGACGTTTTGGGTCGTTCCCTCCAGCGGAAGCATGCCGTCACCTTTGACCCCAGCGCCCCGACAACGGCCCGCCCGAGCTACGGTTGCCTGGCAACGACGACGCGGAGTCGCCATGGAGGCAGCATCGCTGCCCGCCGCGCTGGAGCTGGTGGTCGGTGCCGGCGCCGGGCTGAGCCCTGAGAAGCGGGCGGTGTTGGGGGCCtcgctgctgctcctccagcgCGACTACCGCTTCGAGCGGGTCTGGTTCTGGGGCTGCATCCAGGGCGTGCGCGGCGCCTACTACATCGCCGAGGGGCTGGGCCCCGACCGCGCCGCGCCCCGCAGCCGCCTCTACAGGTGCGGAGGTCCGGGCCGGGCCTCACCAGCGCTACGTGCAGGGGAcgggcacctccctggggagaTGGGACAGGGGAGGCCTAAACGGCCTCGGGAGGACGGtttgggggctgaggggagaagagaggggcCTGGGGAGCCGGGAGGGGGGCCTGCCTCGCTCTCCTGGAGGGAGTCTTGCTGTGCCCTGAGGGGCCTTGCAAGGCTGCATCAAGCCCTGTGCTTCAACTGGCTCGGGCCTGTGTCCTGCTTGTCGCTGGCAGCTTGAACTGCGTGGAATGGAGCCTCCTGCCACCAGCGACTGAGGAGGTAGttgcacaggcagagcagctgaagGGCCGCTTCCAGGGGGATCCTTCTTTTGAGTATGAATACACTGAGATAAACGCAGAAGATGCTGAAAGATTGTTTGAAGATGGTAAGGAGGtaaatacagcaaaatgcttttgaacTCTCTTTGCTACAGTTGTACCCCTCACACTGGGTTGGCTCCTCCTCCTTGATTGTAATACGCAGCCTGAGCCTGTGCTCAGGCAGAATACGCACGATTTCCTCTTTGCTGTCATTGTGTAGCAATGGCTTCTTGATTGAACTCTTACTTCAGTTACTCCTGGAGTTAGACACAGGtcagaaatattctttctcttttatgttttattatgcACAATTGGTACAGATCCTCACTGCTGTGTCTGAAGCTTTACATAGGAACCACAGGTACCATTCTTTATCACTGAAAAGACAAGTCCTAAGTAGCTTAactgagagaaaggaaagtatGGATGAAGGGAGGGACAGTTAATTCTCTGATGAGTCTAGACTGTCGGCTCCTAGCCACATTCTTATGAGAAGAATGTTTGATTTGTGGTCCTCCTCTTAGTGCCATTGGGCTCCAAGCTGATGAGTCTGTTGTGGTTTCTATTGTCACttcaagtttattttcagaaatgacaaCAAGGAAAGCCCTGCCTTTAAAATTtgcctatttttctttaaagctcaTGATCAAGGAGGAGACCCGCCTCGTAGCTACGATAGAACAGATAGACAGAGCAGTTGGTATCATCCCCCGGGGGGCATTTGTGAAGACTCCTCTTGGGTCTGtgcatgaaaacagaaactttGAAGGTAAATTCTCATTGTCTTTATCAGGATCAAGTGTACTTTGATCATAAAGGCTGTAAATGAAGATGACTTTCTCTAGCTGATGTTTTgatttcaggtttatttttcccttgggTAAGATTAACAGGGAGGAGAGAATCCAATGCCACTAATGTTAAGGTGCATGATTCAACTCAGGAAGGTGGGAGGAAAGTCAGTAATAGCTCTGAGTCATTAAACCTgtagtttcatttttctgtgtatagTTTATGTCACTGTTTAGCAGTTACAGCTGCAGTG is a window encoding:
- the RSPH9 gene encoding radial spoke head protein 9 homolog; this translates as MEAASLPAALELVVGAGAGLSPEKRAVLGASLLLLQRDYRFERVWFWGCIQGVRGAYYIAEGLGPDRAAPRSRLYSLNCVEWSLLPPATEEVVAQAEQLKGRFQGDPSFEYEYTEINAEDAERLFEDGKELMIKEETRLVATIEQIDRAVGIIPRGAFVKTPLGSVHENRNFEGLSLTEAKKLSSYFHFTEPVNLKNKTLLEKALLDPSTDFLDSLEHDIPQGSWTVQLEKGGTVVVLRSLLWLGLTFYHVPMTKQYGYVYFGTGEKNLDLPFML